The sequence ATTTAAATGCCAGTTTTGCCATTTCAATAGATTGAATAGCAGTAACCATCAAAACCTTAGCTTCCGGATTTATCCCCAGAATTGTTTTTAACGCCATCATTCCATCCATCTTTGGCATGATAATATCCATAAGTACCAGATCTGGTTTCGTTGTAAGATACATTTCGACAGCCTGTTGGCCATCCTCCGCTTCTCCTACTATTTCAAAACCATCTTCGGTAAGAATATTCACAAGAATAGTCCTCATAAACCTGGTATCATCAACCACTAAAATGCGGACCATTCAAAACCTCCTATCTGGAAACAGACTATTCACCTCTATCTTTTTCCAGAGCAACAATCTCATGAATCATCCCATCTGGGATTTCCATGGTGATTCCAAGTACACCAATAATATCATCATTCTGGCTGATTGGAAGTGTCCATGACAGGAACGCTGACCCCTTAACGCCTGGTTCTTCCGGCAATAAAGAT comes from Methanospirillum hungatei and encodes:
- a CDS encoding response regulator: MVRILVVDDTRFMRTILVNILTEDGFEIVGEAEDGQQAVEMYLTTKPDLVLMDIIMPKMDGMMALKTILGINPEAKVLMVTAIQSIEMAKLAFKCGAVSYIMKPFQKQGILQEIEKVLL